CTTCCACTTTGCAATTCTGCACGGTCCAACGCTCTCCTGGAACAAAATATTTTGCCCTCGAGGAGGGTGGTGGGAATGATTATAAATGTCTTGTCTTTCAGTTTAAGGATTGTGACGAGGTTCCCCAGTCGATCATTAACTATCTTGCCAACAAGAGTTGTGTTTTTGTTAACGAGAGAATGATGCACATTAAGGAGAAACTGAACGAGCATTATAAATTGAACATTGCATATCCGATCGACATTAGCCAATTCATCGAGGTTAGGAAGCCTGAGAAGCCTACTAGTGTGAGAAACAGTGACTGGGACAAAACGTACCTTGATCCTACTCAGGTTCGCTACGCTTGCTTGGATGCTTTTGTTTCATACAAGGAAGCTTCGCATTTTATAAATACAAATCAGGGCCCCAGGAAAGTGAACCGTAGACTCTCTTTGGATGGAATGACGCAATATCTCTTCGGGGAAACAGATCCAGAGATTACGATggaagaggaaaagaaagaagaagaggaagtggAAGAGGAAGACTTTGATGTGATTGTTTCCGACGAAGTGGTAGACGAAGACTATGATGTGGTAGGGGAAGATGAAGAATTTGACATGATTTCTCACAGAGATGTGTATGAATTGGAATATCCACCTCCAAAATAAATACCGAGATTGAATGTAAAAAGATGATATACTATTCAGTTTCTTTTGCTCTATCAACCTTTTATATACTGAATGTTGGTAGTATTTACATTCCAACTTACATATGATTTGTCAGCTTTGGTTGCTTGACTAGTATTTTCTCAGTATAATTTCTGTTTATATACAGTAGTATTGATTTGTCAGCCTTGCAGGCGGATTTCGATCCATTCTTTTTCGGCCTTGATTGATGCCTCTTGCTGAAACTTCCTTTCTCCTTATGATCACAAAGCCAATACCAGATTCTTATTTTCGAATTTATCACTTCGATTTGCTGGTGTTGGACTGAATTTAGCGAACACGAATGAAATGGGGCTGGGGCTCCGGCTCAAGCTGCAGGATTGTTGGCTCTGTTTCTTCATCTGAGGAGGTTGCTGATGAACTCGAAAGATCCTGATCGAATTTCACCAGCCATATCAACATATGAACTAGTTAGTGCATTGTTAACATACTAATTGGTTAGCGTTAACATGCATGCACAAATACtaggaagagaatgcaaatacGTACTTGGTGGCTTCGCCGACGCTGAAGAGCAGTTACTGCCATCAACATTGCATAGATTGGCAAGACAATCCCAACAGTTCGTAATAGTAACAACTGCACAAACACGAGTGAGAAATTAATCGAAGGTCAGATGTGTAGATGCTGTACCTTTCACCTTATTGATCTTGAAATTAATGACGCAGGGTTGAAGCTAGTTCATAGATGTTTTTACCATAACAAGTGGGAGAGAGTACTCTTTGTTTCCGCTGATGATGAGAGGAAGCGTATGCCGGAGAATAAGCAGAACCATGAACTGCTTGCACACCATgaaaaaacaccaaaacatgtTCAGATATGATCACCAGGATAAGAAAATGCAGAATTCATCAgcttaattattattttctcGAGGAAGAGAGATTACAATGAAAGCGAGCCAACGACAGCAGCACACATTTCTTGCAGTAGAAGCTGAGTAATCATCATAGCCAGGGTTAAGATAATCGCGATCAGTTGCAACCATTGCTATGATTCGCGGACTGTCCCTTCTCGAAATCTCCCAGTTTCCCCtgttattaaaacaaaaatcgaTTCAGAAAGAGACGTACTTGCAAAAAGCCTCATCGCTTGGAGATTATAATTTACCTGAAGTTCATAGGTATACGCCCCAATTGAAACAGCGGAGGAGGAGCTGTGTAACCAGGCTTGAATTGCTGATGGCATATCTCACAAACTGTGTCACCTTTTTCATTACACCACCTCTGTACACATCTTCTGTGGGCGTACTGCAAGATTAGGACACCAGTGAAATTCAATTTCGACCACGGAAACACACACGAAATTCAAATGTGGGACGAGGAATGAACGATACATCTTTAACTTTTGAGTTGTTCTGGTTAGAATTCATTAATCCTCGAAAGGACGACAAGGATGTCACACAACAAAATTGAAGTTTAAGAATTAGGGGATTGGCAATGAGATTTACTGACCCTTAAGCTGCCACAACAAGAGCACGGTGTCTCCATGTTTGAATCCTGATCTTCATCCTGGCATATCCTGCATTCTGCTAGCTCCCCACGAGGGGAAGAGACATCTTTAAAATCGATTTTCTGACAAGAGACATCGATTTTCCTATCTTCGAGCGCTGAGGATGCGGCTTGCATCGATCTGTTTCTGCTCTCGATCGCAGCTTCTAGCGTGGTTTCAGTGATCAATCGATCCACCAACAATACAAAGTGCTCCCCCATCCTTAAAATCTCCACAACAAACAGAGGAATTCACAATGTTTCAAGGAAACCCCCTAGAGAATATACAAATCCATTTTGGTTACTACATGACAATTGAGCTATATTGAAAAATatagaatacataattcacTACAACAAGAAGCAGAATTCAACGAAAGAACGTGCACGGATTTAAATTCTTTGAACATATTTGGAAGGCACTCTATCTAACAATTGAATCGCGGCTATCAGTACGTATGACATATGGATACAGGTAAAACAGTGAAGCTCGAAACGACACGAACCAGctaaaaattgaaccaaaacaGAGGTGCCCCTTTAAAAGCAACAAAATTAAGTGAAAGTAGAGAAATCTCAATgattaacaaaaagaaagaaaaagaaaaggaagaagaaagtacCCAGAAAAGAGAACAAAGTGAGATGCCAGAAAGTTGATACCTTTATGAAAACCAAGGCCTCAAAGGCATCAAGAAAACAGGGAAGGAAGAATCTGAGACTTACACGGAGAAGTTAGGGTATCCTGGAAGCCAAGAGATTGAGTGACTTGTTTGTGGGAGCTCAATTCACAAGACAAATAGTATTGCATCTTAATCCAAGACTAATTAACATGTGTGTTCTAAGTTAGTGGCGTTAatacaactctctctctctctctccctctctctctctctctaattgtGCAAGATTGTTCATGTTGATGTGTTGTATTTATATATGGATTAAGAGTaagcttagagagagagagagagagagagagaggagagagagagattctaaCGGGAAGGCCAAGCTTCTGCGACTTCCACGATTCCATTACTTTAACCGTTATTGCCGTTTTAGGTTTTCATCAACTTAACTTTCAAGGTAATTTTCATTTGTGTACACCATTTTTTCATCTGCATACGTCTAATAACTATGAAGTTTGTATTGAGTAAATCAAATGAAAGCCGAGGAACCTAACTAAACATGAATATGTGGAAGAAAGAAAAGTTGCGTCGAAATTGCTTAACTAAGGTTTTTTTGTCCAAAGGCATACGTTGGAGATTAGTCGGTCAATTCAATGTGCTATTTTTGCAATAAGTTTGAACATTCCCGTAAATTGGACTAATTCAGATCATATTGATAAAACGTACATTTGTCGTAATATTTAGTCTAAGATAAATATATACAATTCAATGATTTGATTACAATACTTGCATGTATTTTAACTCATGATTATTTATGATTGCATTGAATATGCATGTTCACGTAAATACATTTGACGGTGAAATGATAATTACATTAAATATATTTAAGTATGTTATATCCAATCTCGCAATTCAAATCTTAAAGTAAAATGAGTGGGGAGGAGATCATGTAGGCAACCAAAGTCAAAGATTATTTTTAGGTAAGCTTGACGTTGATCTCCGAGTTAGAAGACATTTTGACTTAAGAAAGCAACATTGGCTCTATATGTTTGACACGTGTTTGGTCGACCCCTATGGGAGGAGCTCTGGTGAGTTCCCCAAATTGTCGtgtttggttgacaatgatcaAATTAACTCCTTATCTCTTTGATTAATCATAATTTGGTTGGTAACAGTCCCACAGATTAGATATTAGAAGTTCGGGAGTTCTATCCTCAACATGTATGGATCCCAAGAATCTCCTAATTCAACTTAACAATTACATCATAATATGAAGATGcataataaatttttattaataaaaagaattaaTGATCTTGCAAAAGAGTTGGTGAAGCCCAGAGGTGTGCAAGTTAAAAGTTAGTGTATAAACTTCTTACATTGGTTTTGATGTTACTGATCGCAAGGGCTTCGGTGAAGAAGGCTTTTTTTGCTATTAAGATTGTGAAAATAccattgtgtaacaaaatgagaGATCAATAGTTTACTGATATTATGGTTGTTTACATTGAGATATGTATttacttttattgataatgagctTATTATGTGACATTTTCATGATATGAAACCTCATCGGCAACAATTGTAACTTTTTGTAGTGAATAGTGATTAAACTATGGACATTACTATAAAAGAATTTGATTGTTGTCATATTTTCTAACCTTGCACTCTTTTAAATTTGTCCATCCCTGAATAATTTCTGACTTCCCTAGTTATTAGGACCATATATTTCCTTTTTCCGTGCATGGAGGTAGCCAGGAGAAACCTCAAACTCAAAGTGATTCGTTATAGATGTTCATGCATAATTAGATGCTTTATCACgacttattaatattttaattaattattgaccATTAATTTAACATTAGGGTTTTGTCCATAAGCTGGAGGAGGGCCAGCCACATTCGAGTCCTGAACTGTCGCATCACCAAAACCAATTTTCATCTCCTTTTTCGTGACCTAAAccatatttaaattaaaacattaGACTAATAATTTGGTATTATCTTTTTCTAGGTATACTTTAAGAAGGTACGGTGTGGTTGATCAACAAACATTTATTGGATTTTGCAGGACGTCGACTGAAAGAGCATCAAATATTATTAGGAAGTTTTAATGGAAtacttccggtactgttt
This Pyrus communis chromosome 6, drPyrComm1.1, whole genome shotgun sequence DNA region includes the following protein-coding sequences:
- the LOC137738265 gene encoding uncharacterized protein; its protein translation is MGEHFVLLVDRLITETTLEAAIESRNRSMQAASSALEDRKIDVSCQKIDFKDVSSPRGELAECRICQDEDQDSNMETPCSCCGSLRYAHRRCVQRWCNEKGDTVCEICHQQFKPGYTAPPPLFQLGRIPMNFRGNWEISRRDSPRIIAMVATDRDYLNPGYDDYSASTARNVCCCRWLAFIFMVLLILRHTLPLIISGNKEYSLPLVMLLLLRTVGIVLPIYAMLMAVTALQRRRSHQDLSSSSATSSDEETEPTILQLEPEPQPHFIRVR